From Lolium perenne isolate Kyuss_39 chromosome 5, Kyuss_2.0, whole genome shotgun sequence, a single genomic window includes:
- the LOC127299590 gene encoding uncharacterized protein produces the protein MAPSNSNATYPFLVLLLAAVAVAAEATPTAYDMLERYDFPRGILPEGVQGYDLGPDGGFQVYFPRECQFLLGKQWLVKYNRRIAGTATADKLAALEGIYVKVLFLWIPVAEVDRDGDRLSFYIGPVSTSFPLGDFADSPHCRGYDAAAVAAAVS, from the coding sequence ATGGCGCCCAGCAACAGCAACGCCACCTACCctttcctcgtcctcctcctcgccgccgtcgcAGTAGCTGCGGAGGCGACGCCGACGGCGTACGACATGCTGGAGCGGTACGACTTCCCGCGGGGCATCCTGCCGGAAGGGGTGCAGGGGTACGACCTCGGCCCGGACGGCGGCTTCCAGGTGTACTTCCCACGGGAGTGCCAGTTCCTGCTGGGCAAGCAGTGGCTGGTCAAGTACAACAGGCGCATCGCCGGCACCGCCACGGCGGACAAGCTGgcggcgctggagggcatctacGTCAAGGTGCTCTTCCTCTGGATCCCCGTCGCCGAGGTCGACCGCGACGGCGACCGCCTCAGCTTCTACATCGGCCCCGTCTCCACCTCCTTCCCGCTCGGCGACTTCGCCGACAGCCCGCACTGCCGCGGAtacgacgccgccgccgtcgctgcgGCCGTCTCGTGA